TAAAGTTCCCCAGATGATCTGAACCACTAGGTTCGTACTAGTCCAGGGGGACATAAAAAATTTATGCTTTTCGACTAAAGATTGTACTGATTGAGCATACGCCCAGTCGTCGTTGAAAGGAAATTCGCCATAAGGATTAATAACTGTTGCTGAAATAATCCAGATAAATGATATAAAAAGAAGTTGGTTTTTTTGGGTGGAAAAATAAGCGTAAACGTGTTCCATAAGCAATTTGAACGGGTGGTAACAAAGAAGCAATCGAGCTAAAAGTGTCTATTTGTATTTCGCCTTACAAAGGTATAATTTCTATAAACCATTGGTTATTATTCCACTAGGGTGAACATAGGAAATAGTTATGAAAATAGTTTAATTGATAGCAATAAATACATCACCCCCTGATGAATACAGCTAGCTCATCAGGGGGTGGTAATGATAAAAAACAGTAGCGTTAGTATGTTACCTAGGGCTGGGCTTTCGGATTTAGATATATTAGGTCTAAACCAATTAGGCCTGAATAAAAACGATTAGGTATTATACAACGGCTTGGGGAAACACATCTCGTAGTAGCTTTAGCTCCTGATCTTTTTCGGAAACTATTGGATTCTTGATACCCCAGTCAATATTCAGGTCGGGATCGTTCCAGATAATTCCTGATTCAGAAGCTTTGTTGTACACATTTGTACATTTATAGCTGAATATACTATCTTCCAATGCTACAAAGCCATGCGCAAAACCTTCAGGAATGTAGGCCATATTGGCTAGTTTGGCATCCAGCAGAAATGTTTCGTATTGGCCAAAGGTTGGGGAGTCTGGCCGTAGATCGACCGCGATGTCCAGCACTTGCCCAGTAATAACCCGTACTAGTTTTCCCTGGGCAAACGGTTCGTTTTGCATATGCAAACCCCGCAAAACTCCCTTAACGGAAAACGACTGGTTGTCCTGTACGAATTCCATAGGTAGCCCCAGCGATGCAAATAGAGGTTTATTATAGGATTCGAAAAAATGGCCACGTTCATCTTCAAAAATACGTGGAATCAATTCGATAAGACCCTCAATGGCCGTTTGGCGGACTTGCATGGTAGCAATTTGTTTCGTAGGCAATACGTTATCTTACAGGCAAATTTATGAAACTGGCTTGGTAAGTTGTACTTTTGAACCGAATCATTTTTAAGTGGTGATTCTTCGATTCAGCATGACGTACTCCGAATTAAGTAGCCAGATCTTTCAAAAACAGTCTTATCTCTGTGTTGGTCTAGATACCGATCCCCGAAAAATTCCTACTCATTTACTGACCGAAAAAGACCCGGTTTTGGCATTTAATAAAGCAATCATTGATGCAACTGCCGATTTCGCTGTGGCTTACAAGCCTAATATCGCTTTTTATGAAGCCCAGGGGCCGCGTGGATGGGAAAGCCTTCAACGAACACTTGAGTGTATTCCTGCCGATTGTTTTACAATTGCAGATGCTAAACGGGGTGATATTGGTAATACATCAGATCTATATGCCCGTACATTTTTCGAGCCAACGGCGGCTGGATTATCGTTCGACTCGGTAACTGTGGCTCCCTACATGGGGCATGATTCAGTAACGCCTTTTCTGGCTTACGAAGGGAAATGGGTCATTTTGCTGGCATTGACATCAAATCCTGGTAGTGCCGATTTTCAACGACAGGCTGTGGACGATCAGGCGCTCTTTGAAACCATTATTGAAACGGCCCAAACCTGGGCAGGGCCTGATAAGCTCATGTTTGTAGTAGGTGCTACTCAGGCTAAAGAATTGGGACGAATCCGGGCGTTAGCGCCAAAAAACTTTTTGCTGGTCCCGGGTGTAGGTGCACAAGGTGGCTCACTGGCCGATGTGTCCAG
This window of the Spirosoma aerolatum genome carries:
- the rfbC gene encoding dTDP-4-dehydrorhamnose 3,5-epimerase, with translation MQVRQTAIEGLIELIPRIFEDERGHFFESYNKPLFASLGLPMEFVQDNQSFSVKGVLRGLHMQNEPFAQGKLVRVITGQVLDIAVDLRPDSPTFGQYETFLLDAKLANMAYIPEGFAHGFVALEDSIFSYKCTNVYNKASESGIIWNDPDLNIDWGIKNPIVSEKDQELKLLRDVFPQAVV
- the pyrF gene encoding orotidine-5'-phosphate decarboxylase; translated protein: MTYSELSSQIFQKQSYLCVGLDTDPRKIPTHLLTEKDPVLAFNKAIIDATADFAVAYKPNIAFYEAQGPRGWESLQRTLECIPADCFTIADAKRGDIGNTSDLYARTFFEPTAAGLSFDSVTVAPYMGHDSVTPFLAYEGKWVILLALTSNPGSADFQRQAVDDQALFETIIETAQTWAGPDKLMFVVGATQAKELGRIRALAPKNFLLVPGVGAQGGSLADVSRYGLTADGGLLVNASRSILYASTGTDFTQQARAEAKRMQQEMKRYLGEM